In one Spirosoma rigui genomic region, the following are encoded:
- a CDS encoding TerC/Alx family metal homeostasis membrane protein, which produces MLSSETTFFLAFAAFVLVVMVLDLGVLSKKKSHVVHFKEAAFWSAIWVALSVAFYFFLKNYGYLVHGITDMARLQDVQSRFASHVDLVAGDFATSLSRFQANMALEYITGYLVEYSLSADNIFVFILIFNSFGVRERYYKKILVWGILGAIVLRFAFIFLGSALLQRFEWIIYIFGAFLVYTGVQLFFQKEEDEKIDPSSHPVVRFASKYLNVYKRNVTDNFFIRRKSDRKLFVTPLFLIVIVVAFTDLIFAVDSIPAIFSITKDPYIVFFSNVFAIMGLRSMFFFLSSIISQFRFLKTGLAVLLTFIGAKMLAEHWLTDWGFKPVYSLYIIVAILGISILASWLIPEKKEEAEYQNQE; this is translated from the coding sequence ATGCTCTCCAGCGAAACAACTTTTTTTCTGGCCTTTGCGGCTTTTGTCCTTGTAGTAATGGTGCTTGATCTTGGCGTTCTGTCCAAGAAAAAAAGTCACGTTGTTCATTTTAAAGAGGCCGCTTTCTGGAGTGCAATATGGGTCGCCCTGTCTGTTGCCTTTTACTTTTTCCTCAAAAATTACGGCTACCTCGTCCATGGCATTACAGACATGGCCCGGCTACAGGACGTCCAGAGCCGTTTTGCCAGTCATGTTGATCTGGTAGCGGGCGACTTCGCCACGAGTTTATCCCGGTTTCAGGCAAACATGGCTCTGGAATACATTACGGGCTACCTCGTCGAGTACTCTCTCTCGGCAGATAATATTTTTGTTTTCATCCTGATTTTCAATTCGTTTGGTGTCCGGGAGCGGTACTACAAAAAAATTCTGGTGTGGGGAATATTAGGCGCTATCGTCCTTCGCTTTGCATTTATCTTTCTCGGATCGGCACTGCTGCAACGCTTTGAATGGATCATTTACATTTTTGGAGCCTTTCTGGTCTATACGGGTGTTCAACTGTTTTTCCAGAAAGAGGAAGACGAAAAAATTGATCCGAGTAGTCACCCCGTCGTTCGATTTGCCAGCAAATACTTGAATGTTTATAAGCGTAATGTTACTGACAATTTCTTCATACGTCGGAAGTCAGACCGCAAACTCTTTGTCACTCCGCTGTTTCTAATTGTTATTGTTGTTGCCTTTACCGATTTGATTTTTGCGGTTGATTCAATTCCGGCTATTTTCTCGATTACCAAAGACCCTTATATCGTCTTTTTCTCGAACGTATTTGCCATCATGGGACTACGGTCGATGTTCTTTTTCCTGTCGAGTATCATTAGCCAGTTTCGCTTCCTGAAAACCGGTCTGGCCGTATTACTGACCTTTATTGGGGCAAAGATGCTGGCCGAGCACTGGCTGACCGATTGGGGCTTCAAACCCGTTTATTCGCTCTACATCATCGTTGCCATCTTAGGCATCAGTATTCTTGCTTCCTGGCTCATTCCAGAGAAAAAAGAGGAAGCTGAGTACCAAAATCAAGAGTAG
- a CDS encoding glycosyltransferase family 2 protein, giving the protein MFNGKKVIVVMPAYRAALTLERTYREIPLDLVDDVILVDDASPDNTSEVARQLGIRHVIRHDRNKGYGGNQKTCYAKALELNADIVVMLHPDYQYTPMLLPAMISIIGNGLYPVVFASRILGKGALKGGMPMYKYVANRFLTFTQNLMMNQKLSEYHTGYRAFSGEVLRSLDFTHNSDDFIFDNEMIAQIFFKGFEIAEVTCPTKYFEEASSINFTRSSIYGLGVLRTSLYYMLTKLGLMRWKILR; this is encoded by the coding sequence ATGTTTAATGGTAAAAAAGTTATTGTGGTGATGCCTGCTTACCGGGCCGCCCTGACGCTTGAGCGTACATATCGCGAAATTCCCCTTGATCTTGTTGATGATGTTATTCTGGTTGATGATGCCAGCCCCGATAACACCTCCGAGGTAGCCCGCCAGCTGGGCATTCGCCACGTTATTCGCCACGACCGGAACAAAGGATACGGCGGTAACCAAAAAACCTGCTACGCGAAAGCCCTTGAGCTTAACGCCGACATCGTGGTCATGCTACACCCCGACTACCAATACACACCTATGCTGCTCCCGGCTATGATCTCTATCATCGGCAACGGTTTGTATCCAGTTGTGTTCGCGTCCCGTATACTGGGTAAAGGGGCATTGAAAGGCGGTATGCCCATGTATAAGTACGTTGCCAACCGGTTTCTGACCTTCACTCAAAACCTGATGATGAATCAGAAACTGTCTGAATACCACACCGGTTATCGGGCATTCTCGGGCGAAGTACTACGTAGCCTGGACTTTACGCATAATTCCGACGACTTCATCTTCGATAACGAGATGATTGCACAAATTTTCTTCAAGGGCTTTGAAATCGCCGAGGTGACCTGTCCGACCAAGTACTTTGAAGAAGCATCGTCCATCAATTTCACCCGTAGTTCCATATATGGTTTAGGCGTACTGCGGACTTCACTTTACTACATGCTTACAAAACTGGGGCTGATGCGCTGGAAGATTTTACGGTAG
- a CDS encoding type III polyketide synthase yields the protein MRQQFSAYINGIGTAVPAYSSTQQKAAEFMAEVLQLDERDSRRLMALYRHTRIDRRHTVLADYVRPREEYTFYTNSPGMEPFPTVSQRMGVYRQEAVPLALKAISDCFASYPDFDPQTITHLITVSCTGLYAPGPDIEIIEALGLPTTTQRLAINFMGCYGAFNGLKTADAIVRADKDARVLVVCVELCTIHFQKKNETDHLLSNALFADGSAAVIVESNPRPEQAFRLRSFYCDLLPEGKEAMAWHVSDFGFEMTLTSAVPTFIQQGIGQLMERLLTQCQLTLDDIGQYALHPGGRRILEVIEQQLGITAHDDRHAYEVLRQNGNMSSATVLFVLKEIWNELASGETDIDPERPNILSCAFGPGLTLESMVLEAVTTEPAYATVKSSSASAPVL from the coding sequence ATGAGACAACAGTTCAGTGCTTATATTAATGGGATCGGTACGGCCGTACCCGCCTATTCGTCTACACAGCAAAAAGCGGCCGAATTTATGGCCGAGGTCCTCCAACTTGACGAACGCGACAGCCGGCGGCTCATGGCCCTCTATCGGCATACCCGTATCGACCGCCGGCACACGGTGCTGGCCGATTACGTCCGGCCGCGTGAGGAGTACACGTTTTACACTAACTCGCCCGGTATGGAGCCGTTCCCAACGGTGAGCCAGCGCATGGGTGTCTACCGCCAAGAAGCCGTTCCTCTCGCTCTTAAAGCCATTAGCGACTGTTTTGCCAGTTATCCCGATTTTGATCCGCAAACGATCACTCACCTGATCACGGTTAGCTGCACGGGCTTGTACGCGCCGGGACCCGATATAGAGATTATTGAAGCTTTGGGCCTGCCCACAACGACGCAGCGCCTGGCTATTAACTTTATGGGATGCTACGGGGCTTTCAATGGCCTGAAGACAGCCGATGCCATTGTCCGCGCCGACAAAGACGCCAGGGTGCTTGTCGTGTGCGTTGAACTGTGTACCATTCACTTTCAGAAGAAGAACGAAACGGATCACCTGCTGTCCAACGCACTCTTTGCCGACGGTTCTGCCGCCGTGATCGTAGAAAGTAACCCACGCCCCGAACAGGCGTTTCGACTACGTTCATTTTACTGCGATCTGTTACCGGAAGGAAAAGAGGCTATGGCCTGGCATGTCAGCGATTTCGGTTTCGAGATGACCCTGACATCGGCCGTACCAACCTTCATTCAGCAGGGAATCGGCCAGTTAATGGAACGCCTGTTGACGCAGTGCCAGTTGACCCTCGACGATATCGGGCAGTACGCTCTTCATCCGGGTGGACGGCGAATTCTGGAAGTAATAGAGCAACAGCTGGGCATAACGGCCCACGACGACCGTCACGCCTACGAAGTGCTGCGCCAGAATGGCAACATGTCGTCGGCGACGGTGTTGTTTGTACTAAAAGAAATCTGGAATGAACTGGCCAGTGGCGAGACAGACATCGATCCCGAACGGCCCAATATTCTGAGCTGTGCGTTCGGGCCGGGTCTGACACTTGAATCGATGGTACTGGAAGCCGTTACGACTGAGCCAGCTTATGCTACCGTAAAATCTTCCAGCGCATCAGCCCCAGTTTTGTAA
- a CDS encoding ribonucleotide-diphosphate reductase subunit beta: MVQHDIVEPILQEDKNRFVLFPIKHWDIWEYYKTHEASFWTAEEIDLAQDMPHWNSLNDGERHFISHVLAFFAASDGIVNENLAVNFLSEVQYAEAKCFYGFQIMMENIHSETYSLLIDTYIKDSAEKDRLLNAIDTIPCVQKKAEWALRWIENGSFAERLIAFAAVEGIFFSGSFCSIYWLKKRGLMPGLTFSNELISRDEGLHRDFACMLYTDHIQNKMPESAVYDIIRNAVEIEQEFVTDALPVSLIGMNADLMKQYIAFVADHLLTTLGLRKLYNVTNPFDFMDMISLQGKTNFFEKRVGEYQRGEVMAKFKAMKAQATQSPGDAASAPVVAEEPKGFVLDADF; the protein is encoded by the coding sequence ATGGTACAACACGATATAGTAGAGCCAATTCTGCAGGAAGACAAAAACCGCTTTGTGCTGTTCCCAATTAAACACTGGGATATTTGGGAATACTACAAAACCCACGAAGCATCCTTCTGGACCGCCGAGGAGATTGACCTCGCCCAGGACATGCCCCACTGGAACAGTCTCAACGATGGTGAACGCCACTTCATCTCGCACGTACTGGCTTTCTTTGCAGCCTCGGACGGTATTGTCAACGAAAACCTCGCGGTCAATTTCCTGTCTGAAGTGCAGTATGCTGAAGCAAAGTGCTTCTATGGTTTCCAGATTATGATGGAGAATATCCACTCGGAAACCTATTCCCTCCTCATTGACACCTATATCAAGGATTCGGCCGAGAAAGACCGGCTCCTGAACGCAATTGATACTATCCCCTGCGTGCAGAAAAAAGCCGAGTGGGCGTTGCGCTGGATCGAAAACGGATCGTTTGCCGAGCGTCTGATCGCGTTTGCCGCCGTTGAAGGTATCTTCTTCTCCGGTTCATTCTGCTCGATCTACTGGCTCAAAAAGCGGGGGCTCATGCCGGGTCTCACGTTCTCCAACGAGTTGATCTCGCGCGACGAGGGCCTGCACCGCGACTTTGCCTGTATGCTATACACGGATCACATTCAGAATAAGATGCCGGAGTCGGCCGTGTACGACATTATCCGGAACGCTGTAGAAATTGAGCAGGAATTTGTAACGGATGCGCTGCCGGTATCGCTGATTGGTATGAACGCCGATCTGATGAAGCAGTACATCGCGTTCGTGGCTGACCACCTGTTGACCACACTCGGCCTTCGTAAACTCTACAACGTAACAAATCCGTTCGACTTCATGGATATGATCTCGCTGCAGGGTAAAACCAATTTCTTTGAGAAGCGCGTCGGCGAATACCAGCGGGGCGAGGTAATGGCGAAGTTCAAAGCCATGAAAGCCCAGGCTACGCAGTCGCCCGGCGATGCAGCCTCAGCACCCGTTGTGGCCGAAGAGCCAAAAGGATTCGTCCTCGACGCTGACTTCTAA
- a CDS encoding Hsp20/alpha crystallin family protein produces the protein MKAIENVFQGTGGQVDLLNTLYGGSSQTTMKVEREDERLVINLSAPGVSANSFNVLVEGNKLVLYTLLVSTSNRQQEDGGSQRLAVPMFLRVLDIPSFVNADQIEAIHEHGKVMVMLPFKDEEHLHRRIDIKDLF, from the coding sequence ATGAAAGCGATAGAAAATGTATTTCAGGGGACGGGCGGTCAGGTCGATCTGCTTAATACCCTGTATGGTGGCTCGAGCCAGACGACAATGAAAGTAGAGCGCGAAGATGAGCGACTCGTCATAAACCTGTCGGCCCCCGGTGTGAGCGCTAACTCTTTTAATGTGCTGGTCGAAGGCAATAAACTCGTTCTGTACACGCTGCTCGTGAGCACCTCGAACCGGCAACAAGAAGACGGGGGCAGCCAGCGGTTAGCGGTACCCATGTTTTTACGGGTACTCGATATCCCTTCGTTTGTAAACGCCGATCAGATCGAAGCCATTCACGAACACGGTAAGGTAATGGTTATGCTCCCCTTTAAAGACGAAGAGCACCTGCACCGCCGGATCGACATCAAAGATCTTTTTTAA
- the hemC gene encoding hydroxymethylbilane synthase — MHIKIGTRSSRLALWQAEYIQTLLEAGGLTSELVLIETKGDLVLDRSLAKIGSKGVFTQELEDQLRSGSIDIAVHSAKDLQSLLPPDLSIIAFTERERVNDVLVSRDTTLSLTSGQEFVVGTSSTRRVAMLRHFCPHIKVVDMRGNLQTRLRKLDEGQCDALLLAFAGVHRMHYDEFIAEHLPINEFTPAVGQGSVAIEAAETLPIDKLSAIRKLTNHEPTEAALKAERSFLRRLEGGCSIPVFALATNDNEEIKLTGGLIGLDGQQLLRETFTGPVAEAERLGHELAESILGQGGEEILQSIRHQLSN, encoded by the coding sequence ATGCATATCAAGATTGGAACGCGAAGCAGCCGGTTGGCGCTCTGGCAGGCTGAGTATATACAGACGCTGCTCGAAGCCGGAGGACTAACCTCCGAGCTGGTACTGATTGAAACCAAAGGCGATTTGGTGCTGGACCGTTCGCTGGCTAAAATCGGCAGCAAAGGTGTGTTTACCCAGGAGCTGGAAGACCAGCTCCGGTCAGGTAGTATTGACATAGCCGTACATAGCGCCAAAGATTTACAGTCCCTCTTGCCACCTGATTTGAGCATTATCGCCTTCACAGAGCGTGAACGGGTGAACGACGTACTGGTAAGTCGGGATACTACATTGTCGCTGACGAGCGGCCAGGAATTTGTCGTCGGTACGTCGTCGACTCGTCGGGTGGCCATGTTACGGCATTTTTGTCCGCATATCAAAGTCGTTGACATGCGGGGCAATCTGCAAACCCGGCTTCGTAAACTTGACGAAGGGCAATGCGATGCGCTTCTGCTCGCCTTTGCGGGTGTGCACCGCATGCATTACGATGAATTCATTGCTGAACACCTGCCCATCAATGAGTTTACGCCCGCCGTTGGACAGGGGAGTGTAGCCATTGAAGCTGCCGAAACGTTACCCATCGATAAGCTTAGTGCCATCCGTAAACTGACTAACCACGAGCCGACCGAAGCCGCGCTGAAAGCCGAACGATCGTTCCTGCGCCGGCTAGAGGGTGGGTGTAGCATTCCGGTGTTTGCGCTGGCAACGAACGATAATGAAGAGATCAAACTCACGGGTGGTTTAATTGGACTGGATGGCCAGCAGCTGTTGCGGGAAACGTTTACCGGCCCCGTTGCCGAAGCCGAACGACTTGGTCATGAACTTGCCGAAAGCATTTTGGGGCAGGGTGGCGAAGAAATTCTGCAATCCATTCGCCACCAGTTGTCGAATTAA